A segment of the Arachis hypogaea cultivar Tifrunner chromosome 5, arahy.Tifrunner.gnm2.J5K5, whole genome shotgun sequence genome:
TTTACTTGATccattaaaattcaaaagatacttTTCCCACCAAAGACATTCCCATCAATCCTGCATATACTGTGTTGTTATCCGATATATACTTAATAATCATCAAAAGACCTCATAAAAGAAGGGAATATCTTTGGTGCGAAAAGAATAATCAGGTCTTTAAAGGACCATGAAATAAGATGCCAAATAAATGTCTTAGATGATTGTCGTACTAAACTTGTTAAAAATGCTAGATTTGCCACAAAATTGAATGTATTTTGCGGACCGGTCCCAACATGGTTCAATTGGACCAACTTTGTACGTACCGATTTTTTTTTTAGAGGAATTAgttttcgcttttttttttttgaggagttggttcttttttttttttactttattacaTGGGACAAACCCACCCAAACACAATTTATAGAAATTCATATCCCAAAAACAAGGTTCAATTACTACCCACTATCCAATGTCTATCCATTCTCACTAGAACTTCATCTTCTCAGTTATGGCAGGTTCTATCTTCTCTTTGCCTGCAAAAAACAAAGTCTGCAACAACAACACATTACTATTGGTCTTTGAAACCATCATGTTCATCTGCTCAAACCTCCTCTACTCTACCACCTAATCATGTTATGTGTCAATGGTGAAATCCAACCAAGAATCCTCCCCAATGTTTCTCTCCACTCTCTAGCAAGAACAGGATCACAAGCAGATAATCCAACACCTTTCAAGAACTGGAAGAAAACACCAAATTAAGCACGGAATTTGGAGGTGGACATCGTTCGATTTTGTCACGATGATCATTGGGTCTGTGGCAATTGAGAGAGCCCATCTCAAGTTGGCCACATACAAACAAGTACGTCGGAAAGCTCCGCAAATTTTGGCTACCGAGATGCAACAGATGTTACAAGTGGTTACCACGATCATAGAGATTTGTCACTGCTTCTCGTTCATGAGTATCTTTCGATTGATAACTTCCGTATTTCTGGAAGTGTTGGTTTTCACAAGCATATCATCTAAGTAGACTTTCATTAGTTTCCCAATATGTGATGAgaacaccttgttcatcagccGTTGATACGTTGCCCTAGTATTCTTCAACCTAAAAGGCATAACTACATAGCAATACTTGCCTCTAGAGGTGATGAAGGATGTCTTTTCTTGGTCTGATTTGTACATCGAGATTTTATTATATCTCAAATAGGCGTCCATAAGGGAGAGAAACCTGTACCCTGAGGCAGAATCTACCAAGGCATCAATGTTAGATAGAGCGTAAGGATcctttgggcatgctttgttgagatcggtgtaatcaatACACTTCCTCCacttctcattttattttttcacaagTATGAATCCTACTTCTAGTAGTGCTTGGACCTATTATTTCACGACTTGTGCTCTTTCTGGGATGAGCTTTTGTCATTTTTGTTGCACAGGTCAAGAACCGGGATACATGGCCAGCTTATGATTCAAGAGGTCAGGGTGGATGCAAGGCATATCAGCAGCTTTCTATTCGAAGAGATTGGAATTTATTTTTTGCAGGAGTTGACGAGCTCCTGCTTTAACTTGGGTCCAGATTGGCACATACGTTTGTAGTTTTTCCAACTTCTACTATTCACACTTCTGTGCTTCCTTCAAGTTGAGGCCTTAATTCTTGTCGAAGTCGGAGTCCTCCAATATCTATTGAATTGACCTCTTCCATTTGTGCAACCTCTCAAATTCAGACTCTCATTATAACATCTTCTAGTCAACTTCTGATTTCCTCTTATGGTTGTTATTCCCTCAAGAATAGGAAATTTCATGCAAATATGGGGCCCGGGGGGTTAATACTATTACCGCAAGTCGGTTTAATGTTGACTAGCCTATCAGGACGTTGTAGGCTGATGCTACATCTACCACAATATAAGCTATGCTTAGGGTTCTTGATTTTATCCCTTTACTAAAGGTGATGTAGAGAGATATAAAGCTTAGAGGTCGGATAGTGGGATCCCCCAAACTAAAAAGTGTATCTGGGTATGCCAGCAAATCTTTTTTTTCCAAACCTAACTTATCGAAAGCTGGTTTAAACAAAATATCATATGAGCTCCCTTGACCCACCAAGGTTCTATGTAGGTTCGCATTAGCAAGGATCATAGCGATTACTACTGGGCATGTTCGGGCACAACACCCTTAGCATCTTCCTTTGTGAAGGTTATTGTAGGTAAGTCGGGTATTTCATTATCCTCCCCATCCTGATAGACTTCTTTCAGGTGTGTTTTACAAGAAGATTTTGTAATTCCTCCTCTTGCCAACCCTCCAGCTATCATGTGGATGTGTTTTTCAGGGGTTCATTGAGGTCGgtcttcatctctctttctttttgCTACTATCGTCCGATCTTCCTGCCAGATACTTATCCAACCAACCATCCCTTGCCAACTTTTTAATCACATTCTTGAAGTCATAACAGTCATTGGTAGAATAGTCGTATATCTTGTGATATTCACAATACTCTGACCGGTTTCCCCTTTCTTACTTTTAATGGGCCGAGAGGTAGTATCTTTTTAGTATGACAAATCTCTCGGTAGACATTAACTAGTGAGTCCCGTAGAAGAGTGTGGGTATGGTATCTTCTTAGCTTGTCTGAGTTGTATTCCTTTTTTCTCTTGATCTCCTTCTCTTTCTCCCGAGGCTGATATTGACTTTGCCCAAAAGTCGGTCTTCTTAACTGTGCAGTTTCTTtcatgttgatatacttttcaGCTCGCTTTTGATTTTCATTCAGAGAGGTCAGATGCCTCTTTGAGATAGATTGCGAGAAGGAACCTTCCTTGAGGCTGTTGACTAGCCCCATGATTGCTGCTTCTATAGGTAGGTTTTGGATTTCCAAGCATGCTTTcttaaatctttccatgtaggCCCTTAAAGACTCGCGCGACCTCTTATTTAACTCCAAAGAGGCTTCGTGGATGCTTGGTTTTATCCTTCTGGCAAAGTCGTCAAAATAAGTGACCGACCTTGGAGGCAGACTGTTGAACCACTTCATGGCTACGTTGGTTATAGTGGttaggaaggctttgcatcgagtTACATCGAAGGCATCAACcaaatacatccgacttttgaaattgctcaaATGGTGTCGAGGATCAGTCATCCCATCATAGAGGTTCATATCCGGGCTCTTAAAGTTCCTTGGGACGTTGGCCCTCATGATTTCCTCTGTAAATGGGTCGTCGCTCCCAGGGGTGTAATTTCACGTTCGGTCCAAGTTTGTCTTCCTCTAAAATCGGATTCTAGTCTTTCTAGCTTTTCCTCCAATTCCGTACGTCGTCACACTTCTCTTTGTAAAGCATGCTCAGATTCGCGTTGTCGTTCCACCTCAATCTTAAGCTATTCCAATCGATCTTGATGTCCACGTACCAATCCCATGAGTTTCACAAGATTTTGATCCCCTAACTCATTGGTTTGATTCTTCGCGTTCTTGGATTTCGCAGATTTATTCTTTCATTGAGGTCTTCCGTTCTCCCAATGCATAGGAGTATGACGATTGTACGATTATTATTGTGTTGATTTGGTTCTAATGCAGTATGtccatcttcgagatggtcatcTGTTGTTGTTGAGTGTAGACTTCCAGGTCCTCAACAATGATGCCAATGTTATTAGgattacttgaaacagatggactGGACCTGAACGTGAGGTCTAGACTTTTTTTGGAATGAGATGCTCTTCTGTCTCTCCAGCAAGGATTTGCTATCCAAGCTCTTTGAAGAGGTTGATAGCAGTACTTacaagagactccaatgcttaagtcagcAAGAATTTTAGGCAGTTTTTTGTAGATTGGAGTTCAAAGAATACTTGGGAGTGTTAGGGTATTTATAGTTGTAGACGAGCCAATAACCACTTTATGAAGTGGTTCCACCTTTAGTGGTggataattattttcttttattagggAGGTTGTTGAGAACTTCGTTCCAGATAAATAGGAGAGATTGTAGGAGTTGGTTAGTCATGTGAATAAGTAAGGCTAGACATACGTGTATAACCTCTTTGAGGTTAGGCAAGTGACAACGTGAATCCAAATAATATTGATTGGGCTATTAAATATTTTGGGTTTGGCTCTTGCAATGGACTAAAGtatgaacaataataataataataataataaattaaacacgGTATAAGTTAAAAGTTTAAgttcaataataaaataatattatataatacaaGAAACAACAAGAAGTATagctcaataattaaaaaatttataaaaagtgtAACCTAAAAAATCTATGTTTAGTGTGAGAGGGAacaaaattcaaatcaaactaACTTAATTTTCTTTATAGATGATGATGATTAAAATTCAACatgtataataataacaaatataacTTTATTCAACATAGTAAATAATTTGATCTCTTAATTAGTAATCCTAAATTCAAATGTTCAATTATTAGAAATGTAATtccttatttttatatataactaACGGTATTTTTTAAGAAAGAAAATTACACACCAATAAAGAAAAATCTGTATCATATATGTAACAGATAATTGATACTCTTTTTTTAGATAAATGTCTCATTTTTTATATTCACTGAATATTAATACatttaagcaaaaaaaaaattccgactatatatttttttaataagcctaaaaaggaaagaaaaaaaaagagaggagagTCGTAGTCGGTTATTTTGAGCATACATCTAGATTAAAATTGGGTAAATAGAACTTTGAATGCATGTCCAACAGTTTTTTCCGACTTGAGCAagattattgctatatatatacttGTAGCAAATTCATCTAAACGCACCCAATTCTTATTGCAGCTTATGATAATTCAGATCCTATTATTCGTGTTGCAATTAAAATCCTGTTCAAGAGAAtaacaaaatagaataatttgATATCTTGACATCAAGTTAAGCAGTCCTTCAATCTTCCTCTTTCCAAATGGACAACAAAAATTACATATATTTCTACCACCGAGAGACAAAGGTCTTCCTAGCATTGCTCATTCGGGAAATTATATACAGCAACCAGAGTCCAAAAACTGAGAATGATAATATACCACTATAGTCACAAAAAACATTCTACTTCCATGGACTTGGTTGCCGAGCATCTCTGAAAACAGAAGTGCCCCCAGATGCAGCTGGTGAAGGGGATGAGGCAATATAAGTTCCTGAGACAGACACTGAAGGCAAGTTCATTTGATTCCCCTGATGTCCCGATAAAGCAAAACGTGATGGACTACTACCAGTGGCTGCCAAAGTTGCTCGAGTAGGGTGCGAAACCTTAAAACATAACAATTTAACATTCATCCGATTGGACATCAGAAAAATTCAAAGCAATGCAGTATTTATGGGTTTGAACCTGCACTTCCACTTCAACTTGACTTCTACTCGTATATTTATTTAAACATGGCATAACCTCACTCAAATATAATCTCTACTGTATGCATTGGCAAATTTAGATATATGTCAAGAAATACAGTTATAGTCAGACTTAGTAGCCAGCTGAAAAATATTAGGGACCATTGAGATGCTAGCCTTTGCTTCAAGGAATACAATTATAGTCGGACTTAGGCTCCAAAGTGCCATTGAAACTTTAATTAGCATTGGCATGTAGCaaatataaaccctaaaccaaaaggCTCCATAGTGAAGGCTCCTCCTCTATGCAgcattttataattcaaatatccaTAGATGCATGCCAAAAGCACTACCGTAAGATATCTCCCAATAATAACAGTAGTTATAAAAATGGCCAAATCAAAAGACAGACAAATTGCAACACATTTGTGACAGGAGTAATTTTAACATGCAATGTACATTACCACATTCTGTTGAACAGTAGGGGTTCTCCGAAGTGGGGACTCTGAAGATGGTGACATGCTACTTGTCCGAAGCATATGGCGAGAGTGCATATCAGCCTCACCGCCTTCCACATCACCAACAAGATTTCCCTCAGAGCCCAGTCTTGGCGCCATAAGCCTGGTCATAGAACCAGTATCATTCATTCCATCTACTTGAAGTGGAGCAGAAGGGCCACGCATCCCAACCGCTTGCATACTGCTTCGCCTCTTTAACTCTTCCTCTGCATTCAAGATCTGCCAATCAACAGAGCCAAACACTTACCATTTTGCAAAAAACGAGGATATCCACATACCAGCCGCCATCCAAACTGAACATTAGGTGAACAAGTTATCTTACATTCCAAACCATAGCTTACCTGCTTCAACACTAGCACCAGATTGTGTTTTTTCGCATTCAAAACTTGCAACTTATCCTCCacttcctttttccttttctccTTTTCACTCAGCTGGTGTACATTGTCAGTTACCTGGCACAATTAACAGATACCAATCTTAAACAAACATCACAGATATCACCAACCAAAGAAGAGAATAATAAGCACACAACACAACAATTACTCACAACATATCTGAATTTTCTTAAATCATTGCATAAAAGATTGCATTATACAtataatgagagagagagagagagagagagagagagagagagagacagtaTAATTAGCAACTGTTTTTTGCTAAATTAGAAAACATCAACTAATTATCATTCAAACAGAAATCATCAACTGATATCAACTGTGATATCACAGAAGAAAGCACACATCGCATGAATTACTTGTCGCATATTTGAATCtccttaaaaagaataaaaaataaaaaatccaaaaataattaaCAACTATTCTTAAACTAACAGAAAACACAGAAAATTTAACCGATTAAAATCCACAGTTAAAACCATTTAAAAAAATCCACGAAAATGTCAGTAAGAATCGGAAGCGTACAGGCTCAGTATGCTTTTCCGTGCAAGGGAAACCGCCATCTCCGGGTTGAGGTGCGACATTCTTTGAGTCGATGAACGCATCAGATCCATCATCCACAGCCATTTTCTTCGGGGAACCACCACCGCCACCTGCGGCGAATTGCGTTTCTTTCCGATCTCCCTCATCGGCCTTGCTCGAAGGCCCTTCGTCATCGTTGTTAGCGGTGGCGGCCTTCGCGGGTTCTTCAGGTTGGATCTCCACAGGACCGTTATCCGCGGTAACGATAGGATCGGTATCagagttagggttagggtttgtggTGGTTGCGGTGGCGGTGGTAGTGGTGCCGTAAAGGCGAGAGAGGGCTTTGGAGCGACGAGCTACGAGGGTTTTGAAGTCTTTGAGGGAGATTTTGGGGTTTGGCATTAACCATCGACGAGGCACGTCCGGTACTCGGTGAAGATTCCCTCTGTAAAGCGAAATTGCCaccattttttcttttgtatatcATCATCTACCTCCAAATTAGATTTGAGACTTTATATAGGTTTGCCATTTCCCACCGTAGACCCAAAAATTCAGTAAATAATTCTTTCTActattagataaaaataaataaactttcaAATCAATGAAAATAAGAGTTTTGTCACTCCTtaataaattgttatatatataaaataaaatttaaattttttactataaataaattagttgcttatttcactaatttaaattagttaaacaAAGAATTTTGttgttcaaatattttttttctttttaatttagttCAATCGCATTATTAGGTATTTAGGAAATTTTTTGATGGAAGATGCAGATTTCATAAATTTAATATTGTTTAcaaatttattatctattatttattatatttattatattatcaaTACTGTTATATGCACAAGTTTTTTTTTGGCAATTAAATCCAATCAAGTTAGTTCAGCAATAATTAAAAACACTTTAAAAAAAACGTGTGCACATAACAATTATATGCGGATTTTGTTCTTCTTCCACTCTCATCCTAAAACCCTTTCTTTCACTCTTAGTTTAAAACCTTTCACCTTAatcttcaaatttcaaaatctttcaaaatgaAAGCACAAAAATTCGAACGAATCCTAAGAAAAAAGAAACTGGCGATCATTCGAGGTAATGAGTTCGattcttcttcattttattttttagtattgctttttttttccttatgTGCTTTGATTCTGTCTGTGTATGAAGTTTCATATTATGTATTCTATATTTCAATGTTTATGTTATGTCTTTGATTCTGTATTTCATTGCTGAATTTCATAATGTATGTGCTGTCTTTAAATGTTTGTGTACTAAGGTCCATTATTTGTGTGTCTTTAAATGTTTGTGTACTAAGGTCCACTATTTGTGTGTTATGTTTTATTCTTTGCGTGCTTTGGTTTATTGTATGATTTAGTTATGAAATGCAACACATCTCTGGCAATCACAAATGAGCATATATTTTGTTGCTACATCTCTCAAGACCAGACAGATGCTGCTGAGAGGTGAGTTTCTTTGTTTGTGTGCTAGAATAGCTAATTGTTGTGATGTGTTTTGTATTTTATGTGTTGAAAACCAAAtattgtgtgtttgtatgttCTCTTACACACTTTTATATAgattaattaaaactaatataatcgATATTTTAGTAAAAGAGAACAAGTTATAGATGTTCCTCAACATCCACCCCTTTCACATGTAACATTTGGCATTGAGGAGGAAAAGGAAAAAACTGTTGACCCAGCAACTAAAGATCAGAGCAGCAAAATTTCTTCTGTGTAaccaaattcttttatttttgtatagTTTCGCTAAAGCTAATCAAGTAGATATTGCTATTGGGTTGTGGatgattaaaaatattacaatggagaaagatttgatttctcATTTTCGTCCTTTGACCTTGGAATTGATATACAGTTATCAACTCAGAAAGCAGCTATCACACAAGTGgatcaacaacaaaagaaaatattGATTCATGGTTTCAATGTCAAGAACACAAATATTTATTTTCTGCTTATTCTAACATTTTTGGggatttagtttaaaatttattgtataaATTTGCTCTCTTTATTCAATGTCAAGAATACaaatattttgtaattttctttgTTGTTGTCTTTATTGTATATCACAAAAATTGTTATACTAGCACAAAAATAATCATGCCTAACACATAAATTGTGTAGCGTGGCACACAAAATATTTCTATCAGCACAAACGgctcattttttgttttattctaacATGTACCAAAATTCATCATGATTTCTaactaaaataatgaaaaaacaaaattacaaatatctttgtttctctttatttataaatttatgttcGATTTGATTGAATCATGCTTTGTTCATGATAAAGAATTAAACATTGCTCCACTATTGATCTATGATCTACCAAAttcaaatcctaaaaaaaaaaaattttagagaattaaaaacaagttaaacaaataatataaaatgacATATGAAAATTACCTCAATGagaactttcttttttttctttgatgcATTTATAATTTTAGGCATACAAAAATTGATCCTAAAATAGTCACAATGAtcattacataaaaaaatattttggttcaGCTCAGTATACAAATACTTAGGCATAGTACATATTTCGGGTAGCATAGTACATAAATTCACATATATAGAATACAAATCAAATCATAGAACAACACTAATTTCTCAAACAACAACTCAACAAACAAAAACTAAGATCATCATAAATAACCAGAATCAAGAACaaaaaaaccaaaatatatacaaatagcACATAAATATCGAATATAGAAGCTAATACCCTTGTAGCTCACACTAATTTGTCAGAAACATTAAATATATAGAATCATTCAATGCAAAAAAAAAGTCATTCGTAACTCCTCAATTATGTTCGATACAGAAAAAATATCCAATTCACACTGATTTAACTCATTTAAACTACAATCTTTTATAATCACCAAAGATTCGCATATTTAACGAGAATTAAGATATGATTTCACAAGTATTACGTACTTCTGAATAGAATGTAGAGAAAGAGAATGTGTCTAGCACAATGTAGAGAAAAttgaaagagaaggaagaagaaagagaaaaaattgaaagagaaggaagaagaaagagttGAGCACaatgcaaagaaaaagaagaacacgagagaagaaagaaaaaggttGAGAGTAAGCCTCTCATGTCTCAAGGGGGCAATAACCTCCCTAAACTTCAATTTTTTCTTATAAACTATATGTAAAGTCTGATTTAGCCtcccttaattttttttaatttctttatattCGAATATTAAACTTTGGGCCCTCCTCAAATTTTATGCTAGTTCTACCCCctgagtatttttttaatttatttcttttagtttattaagccaaatcaattatactaattatgtgtattacttaattaatttgattaattcattagatattaaaataataaatctacgaataaaatagacaattaaaatatttttaattaataattaaatcaaatttaaataaagtGAAGTTAGAACTAAATTAGAATAAGATAACTTTTACTTATCCaaattgaatataataaatacaaattgaTTTGGTTAGATAGCTATGGTCTTTTGGTCTTTTATATATAGATGaccaaacaaaattataaaaattatcatttttattactCTTACGATTttagttcttctttttctctcttttttttttgttttttttttttcaacactatttttatatttcttgatTAATTAATAAAGTTATCAAATAATGTTAAGCTAATACTTCggatttgatctaaaattttaattttcttaatttaattctAAAGTTGACTTTTGTGACTCACGTTAGCCCCTCGAATATTTTTCATTAATAGCGTGCTAACATGATATATTGATAACATGTTAGATAGTAACATGTCGCATATCAACATGGACAGTGGTGCAACATGGCAGAATACAGTTTATCTACATGACACTTTAATTATCATTTGTTCAGGTGTTACCAAATGACATCATTACAAGTGGCTTGATTTAATTCCTAAATTTTGTTAAACGAATaaaaattcttaatatttttaattagataaaacttttttttattatttacatatTTGTGAAGTGACCACTTTAGCTCACAACTTTAAAGTTTAGAGACTAAATTGACTAGTTTAgcaaatttagaaattaaatgaGTCACTTACAATGATGGCATGTCATTGAAACATAGGTAAATCATAAAGCAACACATGAACAATTGTTTTCTTATCACATAATATAATTGTCCACATTAATATACCATGTATCACTATCTGACATGTCATCATCCGATTACATATGATCGAACCATTTTCTGACACGTGACATTGATGGTCCAAATCAGTATGTCATATCTATATGTCATGTCAACATGCtgtaaagaaaaatatttgagaaattgATGAGTCATGAATGTGAATTCTAAGAattaaattgagtaaattaaaattttaaaaatgaatttgaGATGCGAGTGTAATTTGTGGACTAATTTGAGTATAAACtcaataattttagttattattttatttttaataagatgACAAATTAACAACAATCCACGAGAATAAATTTATATTGAATACTTTTtgagtattaaaaaaaaagattatcaATGTATTAATAGTACAAAATTCATAAAGCAAAGATTACAAaaagtaatttaaatttttttattaaaatgaaaaaaataaggattATGAAAATTAAATACACAACTTTAAACTCAAATGAGTTGCTTAAAACTAAACCATTAAAAGGTACGCAAGGACAATGTCGTGT
Coding sequences within it:
- the LOC112802591 gene encoding uncharacterized protein, coding for MVAISLYRGNLHRVPDVPRRWLMPNPKISLKDFKTLVARRSKALSRLYGTTTTATATTTNPNPNSDTDPIVTADNGPVEIQPEEPAKAATANNDDEGPSSKADEGDRKETQFAAGGGGGSPKKMAVDDGSDAFIDSKNVAPQPGDGGFPCTEKHTEPVTDNVHQLSEKEKRKKEVEDKLQVLNAKKHNLVLVLKQILNAEEELKRRSSMQAVGMRGPSAPLQVDGMNDTGSMTRLMAPRLGSEGNLVGDVEGGEADMHSRHMLRTSSMSPSSESPLRRTPTVQQNVVSHPTRATLAATGSSPSRFALSGHQGNQMNLPSVSVSGTYIASSPSPAASGGTSVFRDARQPSPWK